One window of the Archangium primigenium genome contains the following:
- a CDS encoding glycosyltransferase — MRVLQVIHGYPMRFNAGSEVYTQALSQGLAERHEVHVFTRYEDPFRPDYTLRQERDPDDPRIALHLVNMPNSRDGYRHAGVDQRFAEVLETLQPHVVHVGHLNHLSTSLLEQAASRRVPIVFTLHDYWLMCPRGQFMQMHPEDPQDLWAACEGQEDRKCAERCYARYFSGAAEERETDVAHWADWVGRRMTHVRRMAGLVDAFIAPSRYLLQRFQELPLPAHKLHSLDYGFDLGRLSGRVRQPEQDFVFGYIGTHIPAKGIHHLIEAFGRVRGPARLRIHGRPRGASTESLQALARALPGDAGARVEWLPEYRNPDIVRDVFDHVDAIVVPSIWAENSPLVIHEALQARVPVITADAGGMREYVQDGVNGLLFAHRDAMALARAMQRLVDEPALAARLGARGYLQSESGDVPDMKDHVHDVEALYARVIRDKRATRPPTRPGPWRITFDTNPDDCNLRCIMCEEHSPHSDKQLVRKAAGLPRRRMPIALLRRILEDSRDTPLREIIPSTMGEPLLYPHFDELIEVCREQGLLMNLTTNGTFPRLGAREWARRLVPILSDVKISWNGATRATQEAIMPGTCWERVLENLRTFIAERDARARAGGHRCRVTLQLTFLETNVGELADIVRLAASLGVDRVKGHHLWAHFEQIKNLSMRRDPESIRRWNAAVREARRAVAEHPLAGGRHLLLENLHELAEGAVDDIAPGARCPFLGKEAWVSALGRFDPCCAPDAQRRSLGEFGDLIQVGIQDVWTGVPYQRLRETYQEQPLCRGCNMRQPVEVGP, encoded by the coding sequence ATGCGCGTCCTGCAAGTCATTCACGGCTACCCCATGCGGTTCAACGCGGGCTCGGAGGTCTATACCCAGGCCTTGTCCCAGGGGCTCGCCGAGCGGCACGAGGTGCACGTCTTCACCCGGTACGAGGATCCCTTCCGTCCGGATTACACCCTGCGCCAGGAGCGGGATCCGGATGATCCGCGGATCGCGCTGCACCTGGTCAACATGCCCAACAGCCGTGACGGCTACCGCCACGCGGGCGTGGACCAACGCTTCGCCGAAGTGCTGGAGACCCTCCAGCCCCACGTCGTCCATGTCGGGCACCTCAACCACCTGTCCACCTCGCTGCTCGAACAGGCGGCGTCCCGGCGGGTGCCCATCGTCTTCACCTTGCATGACTATTGGTTGATGTGCCCTCGAGGGCAATTCATGCAAATGCATCCGGAGGATCCCCAGGACCTCTGGGCCGCGTGCGAGGGCCAGGAAGACCGCAAGTGCGCCGAGCGCTGCTACGCCCGCTACTTCTCGGGCGCGGCCGAGGAGCGTGAGACCGACGTGGCCCATTGGGCGGACTGGGTGGGTCGGCGCATGACCCACGTGCGGCGCATGGCCGGGCTGGTGGATGCCTTCATCGCGCCCTCGCGCTACCTGCTCCAGCGCTTTCAGGAATTGCCCCTGCCCGCGCACAAGCTGCACTCCCTCGATTACGGTTTCGACCTCGGCCGACTGTCGGGCCGGGTGCGCCAGCCCGAGCAGGACTTCGTCTTCGGGTACATTGGCACGCACATTCCCGCCAAGGGCATTCATCACCTCATCGAGGCTTTTGGTCGGGTCCGTGGCCCGGCGCGGTTGCGCATTCATGGTCGACCCCGGGGCGCGAGCACGGAGTCGCTCCAGGCCCTGGCGCGGGCGCTCCCGGGAGACGCGGGAGCGCGGGTCGAGTGGCTGCCCGAGTACCGCAATCCCGACATCGTCCGGGATGTGTTCGACCACGTGGATGCCATCGTGGTCCCCTCCATCTGGGCGGAGAACTCACCCCTCGTCATCCATGAGGCGCTCCAGGCCCGCGTCCCCGTCATCACCGCGGATGCGGGAGGCATGCGCGAGTATGTCCAGGATGGGGTCAATGGCTTGCTCTTCGCGCACCGGGACGCCATGGCGCTCGCGCGGGCCATGCAGCGGCTGGTGGACGAACCCGCGCTGGCCGCGCGGCTGGGCGCACGGGGCTACCTGCAATCCGAGAGCGGCGACGTGCCCGACATGAAGGACCACGTCCACGACGTGGAAGCCCTCTATGCCCGGGTCATCCGCGACAAGCGTGCCACCCGTCCGCCGACCCGGCCCGGTCCCTGGCGCATCACCTTCGACACCAACCCGGACGACTGCAACCTGCGCTGCATCATGTGCGAGGAGCATTCTCCCCACAGCGACAAGCAACTCGTGCGCAAGGCGGCAGGGCTTCCCCGCCGCCGCATGCCCATCGCGCTCCTGCGTCGGATTCTCGAGGACTCACGCGACACGCCCCTGCGGGAGATCATCCCCTCCACCATGGGAGAGCCGCTGCTCTATCCCCACTTCGACGAGCTCATCGAGGTGTGCCGGGAGCAGGGGCTGTTGATGAACCTGACGACCAATGGCACCTTTCCACGCCTGGGCGCCAGGGAGTGGGCACGGCGTCTGGTGCCCATCCTCTCGGACGTGAAGATCTCCTGGAACGGAGCCACGCGCGCCACGCAGGAAGCCATCATGCCCGGCACGTGCTGGGAGCGGGTGCTGGAGAACCTGCGCACGTTCATCGCCGAGCGGGACGCGCGGGCACGGGCCGGAGGGCATCGCTGCCGGGTGACCCTCCAGCTCACCTTCCTGGAGACCAACGTGGGAGAGCTGGCCGACATCGTGCGGCTCGCCGCGAGCCTGGGCGTGGATCGGGTGAAGGGCCACCACCTGTGGGCGCACTTCGAGCAGATCAAGAACCTGTCGATGCGGCGCGACCCCGAGTCCATCCGGCGCTGGAACGCGGCGGTGCGTGAGGCCCGGCGGGCCGTGGCCGAGCACCCCCTGGCCGGTGGGCGGCACCTGCTGTTGGAGAACCTCCACGAACTGGCCGAAGGGGCCGTGGACGATATCGCTCCGGGGGCGCGCTGCCCGTTCCTGGGCAAGGAGGCCTGGGTGAGTGCCCTCGGCCGCTTCGACCCCTGCTGCGCGCCGGATGCGCAGCGGCGCTCGCTCGGTGAGTTCGGGGACCTCATCCAGGTGGGAATCCAGGACGTCTGGACGGGCGTGCCCTATCAGCGGCTGCGGGAGACCTACCAGGAGCAGCCGCTGTGCCGGGGCTGCAACATGCGGCAGCCGGTGGAGGTGGGCCCGTGA
- a CDS encoding MerR family transcriptional regulator, which produces MNIGQLSRLSGASARSIRHYEKAGLLVSTRQSNGYRTFSPDAVRRIQHIVRMIRLGFSLEEIATFSPCMFTNASNVVCPNAREAHREKLADVERQISELEARRVRLLETLSTPRE; this is translated from the coding sequence ATGAACATCGGACAGCTTTCCAGATTGTCGGGCGCGAGCGCGCGGTCGATCCGCCATTACGAGAAGGCCGGACTGCTCGTCTCGACCCGCCAGTCCAATGGCTACCGGACCTTCAGCCCCGACGCCGTGCGCCGCATCCAGCACATCGTCCGCATGATCCGCCTGGGCTTCTCCCTGGAGGAGATCGCCACCTTCTCGCCGTGCATGTTCACGAACGCGTCGAATGTCGTCTGCCCCAACGCGCGTGAGGCCCACCGGGAAAAGCTCGCCGACGTCGAGCGGCAGATCTCCGAGCTGGAGGCCCGCCGGGTCCGGCTCCTCGAAACCTTGTCCACTCCCCGAGAATGA
- a CDS encoding alpha/beta fold hydrolase translates to MNRRDLLKNAALATATLPLVEGARAHAAPRPPSKNFVLVHGAWHHSLHWARVIQHLVALGHRVDTVDLPGHGLHARFPASYLTGDAAQFAREPSPLRNIRLEEGAQAVIDVLKAPRPGPRPILVGHSMGGTMLTQVGEQAPELIGRLVYLSAYCPLQLKSASAYAALPEAKTGYGETLFIGDPDVVGVFRINPRGDAAYLEALRAAYYQDVELPAFLPFALALTPDLPSTFFTTEVHATRERWGRIPRTYLRCAQDRALAPALQDLMIREADAFTPGNRFEQKTLETSHSPFASQPEQLARLLAGLR, encoded by the coding sequence ATGAATCGCAGAGACCTCTTGAAGAACGCGGCGCTCGCCACCGCCACGCTGCCGCTCGTGGAAGGCGCACGGGCCCACGCGGCCCCTCGCCCTCCGAGCAAGAACTTCGTGCTCGTGCACGGCGCCTGGCACCACTCCCTGCACTGGGCACGTGTGATCCAGCACCTCGTGGCGCTCGGCCACCGCGTGGACACCGTCGACCTGCCGGGTCATGGCCTCCACGCGCGCTTCCCCGCCTCGTACCTCACGGGAGACGCGGCCCAATTCGCGCGCGAGCCCTCGCCCCTGCGCAACATCCGGCTGGAGGAAGGCGCCCAGGCGGTGATCGACGTGCTCAAGGCGCCGCGCCCGGGTCCCCGGCCCATCCTGGTGGGCCACAGCATGGGGGGCACGATGCTGACGCAGGTCGGCGAGCAGGCCCCGGAGCTCATCGGCCGACTCGTGTACCTGAGCGCCTACTGCCCCCTCCAGCTCAAGTCGGCGAGCGCCTACGCCGCCCTGCCCGAGGCGAAGACCGGTTACGGCGAGACGCTCTTCATCGGGGACCCGGACGTGGTGGGCGTGTTCCGCATCAACCCCCGAGGGGATGCCGCGTACCTCGAGGCGCTGCGCGCGGCGTACTACCAGGACGTGGAGCTGCCCGCGTTCCTGCCCTTCGCGCTCGCGCTCACCCCGGACCTGCCGAGCACGTTCTTCACGACCGAGGTGCACGCGACCCGCGAGCGCTGGGGCCGCATTCCCCGGACCTATCTGCGGTGCGCCCAGGACCGTGCCCTGGCGCCCGCGCTGCAGGATCTGATGATCCGCGAGGCGGATGCCTTCACGCCGGGCAACCGCTTCGAGCAGAAGACCCTGGAGACCAGCCACTCGCCGTTCGCGTCGCAGCCGGAGCAGCTCGCCCGGCTCCTGGCCGGGCTGCGGTGA
- the cglE gene encoding adventurous gliding motility protein CglE: protein MTKPLLTAVLALLPTAALSATPPEGVPLEVRRGFFTEADIGAFFTLGGENAYSNAQTYVQLGVGVDVTERFTLGLHFGLGASAANCFAGYAPGTQLCGRTENFTVALANVTAGYRVPLATRFYLVPKLAAGVARLDPAPTGSGDPSLAVTAPNAGVGLGVEYATPMDHFTVGADVLARYLIGPNIPTFALFPRVKYTF from the coding sequence ATGACCAAGCCGTTGTTGACCGCCGTGCTCGCGCTGCTGCCCACCGCCGCCCTGTCGGCCACGCCCCCCGAGGGCGTTCCCCTGGAGGTGCGCCGGGGCTTCTTCACCGAGGCGGACATCGGGGCGTTCTTCACGCTGGGCGGGGAGAACGCCTACTCCAACGCGCAGACGTACGTGCAGTTGGGCGTGGGTGTGGACGTGACCGAGCGCTTCACCCTGGGGCTGCACTTCGGCCTGGGGGCCTCCGCCGCCAACTGCTTCGCGGGCTATGCGCCGGGCACGCAACTGTGTGGCCGCACGGAGAACTTCACGGTGGCGCTGGCGAACGTGACGGCGGGCTACCGGGTGCCGCTGGCCACGCGCTTCTACCTGGTGCCCAAGCTGGCCGCGGGTGTGGCGCGCCTGGACCCGGCGCCCACGGGCTCGGGAGATCCGAGCCTCGCGGTGACGGCGCCCAACGCGGGCGTGGGCCTGGGGGTGGAGTACGCCACGCCGATGGACCACTTCACCGTGGGCGCGGACGTGCTGGCGCGCTACCTCATCGGGCCCAACATCCCGACCTTCGCCCTGTTCCCCCGGGTGAAGTACACGTTCTGA
- a CDS encoding tetratricopeptide repeat protein, which translates to MKTSILHPAIRLALSAAALSLAACATTAQVRPVPVATESHPTPVAEAPAAEAAAEAAKSPERTPDKPHPAQAVFTEAVAAFDAGDYDGARAGFEKVLKLAPQSLNAQFNLGLIAERQGRVDDAVAAYEKVRFLEPGHVSMLLNLGRLYRQQEKYPDAISLYETGLKTPGNEFEPALLNNLSTAYRLAGKPAQAESSARRVLARHPEDAEAFKNLGLAALAQGRYRLAETVLLQARKLADKDPGVHNDLGMVYLKLEQRPRALAQFQKAVALDERFAPGHVNLGALALAWRDYAGAERAFAKAVELEPGSSSAWLSYAWALDGQKGRDPQKGLAAGAAFEKVLALRAESSEAVCGAGWAYAVERAGWDKAEGFLQRCKASASTSAQDKQLIDSKLQGLAALRKSAAAAPAAVGGSGALPDAAPAESPAEPAPTPAE; encoded by the coding sequence GTGAAGACTTCCATCCTGCATCCCGCCATCCGCCTCGCCCTGTCCGCCGCCGCGCTGAGCCTGGCCGCGTGCGCCACCACCGCCCAGGTGCGGCCGGTGCCCGTGGCCACCGAGAGCCACCCCACGCCGGTGGCCGAGGCCCCCGCGGCCGAGGCCGCCGCCGAGGCCGCGAAGTCGCCCGAGCGCACGCCCGACAAGCCGCACCCGGCCCAGGCCGTGTTCACCGAGGCCGTGGCCGCCTTCGACGCGGGAGACTACGACGGGGCGCGCGCGGGCTTCGAGAAGGTGCTCAAGCTCGCGCCCCAGAGCCTCAACGCCCAGTTCAACCTGGGCCTCATCGCCGAGCGCCAGGGCCGCGTCGACGACGCCGTGGCCGCCTACGAGAAGGTGCGCTTCCTGGAGCCCGGCCACGTGTCCATGCTGCTCAACCTGGGCCGGCTCTACCGGCAGCAGGAGAAGTACCCGGACGCCATCTCCCTCTACGAGACGGGGCTCAAGACGCCCGGCAACGAGTTCGAGCCGGCGCTGCTCAACAACCTGTCCACCGCGTACCGGCTCGCGGGCAAGCCCGCCCAGGCCGAGTCGAGCGCCCGCCGCGTGCTGGCGCGCCACCCGGAGGACGCCGAGGCCTTCAAGAACCTGGGGCTCGCCGCGCTCGCCCAGGGCCGCTACCGGCTCGCCGAGACGGTGCTGCTCCAGGCGCGCAAGCTCGCGGACAAGGATCCCGGCGTCCACAACGACCTGGGCATGGTCTACCTCAAGCTGGAGCAGCGCCCGCGCGCGCTCGCCCAGTTCCAGAAGGCCGTGGCGCTCGACGAGCGCTTCGCCCCGGGCCACGTGAACCTGGGCGCGCTCGCGCTCGCCTGGCGCGACTACGCGGGCGCCGAGCGCGCCTTCGCCAAGGCGGTGGAGCTCGAGCCCGGCTCGTCCTCCGCGTGGCTGTCCTACGCCTGGGCCCTGGACGGACAGAAGGGGAGGGATCCCCAGAAGGGGCTCGCCGCGGGCGCCGCCTTCGAGAAGGTGCTCGCCCTGCGCGCCGAGTCCTCCGAGGCCGTGTGCGGCGCGGGCTGGGCCTACGCCGTCGAGCGCGCCGGCTGGGACAAGGCCGAGGGCTTCCTGCAGCGCTGCAAGGCCTCGGCGAGCACCAGCGCCCAGGACAAGCAGCTCATCGACTCGAAGCTCCAGGGCCTGGCCGCCCTGCGCAAGAGCGCGGCGGCGGCTCCGGCCGCGGTCGGCGGCAGCGGGGCGCTCCCGGACGCGGCTCCGGCCGAGTCCCCGGCCGAGCCCGCGCCCACCCCGGCCGAATAA
- a CDS encoding AgmX/PglI C-terminal domain-containing protein, whose product MAAGKRNGLTLRITGPDGTVHEAVSDAESVIVGSGAQAAVKILDPGVSNLHVMLKVDGGAVTAIDLGSEAGTQVGGQRVVGPKRLEPGDVLRLGGSQVEVLFGEHSAAGAQVNEGSLQGSVLHPPTRVAEPVGPPRTVGPAAGVPPGMRNRAPAAAPARPVAARPAVAHPVVAGKVPRPAAAAHIQEPLPPEALPTQEERVLQVRQLWGDQMLGVQHFADGVPVTVGEGKKNFFHVYADDVGARHVLAVAQGGKFELRVPASAGVFVTHNGDVRTKESLRAEGRLTGTQAEHVYTLDLHERAEVSIGTLAFVVRYVKPSPLVEVNRLAAADFTWLKIASITMLAAGAFVAAMVFTPRSDVPTQDDILQSQQRVAKLLVAPQKPIDMKRFKKTAEEGEKAKGEEGKFGKEEAQKAEAEPSKPGTAIVNKSKKEQDRKMVGSVGLLGAMKGLKGGASDVFGPGGLGTGINSALGGLKSGAGMGDAQGVGGLGSRGKGAGGGGTALGMGGLGTRGDGRGTGGSGGIDLSGRGKTITKIVPGKTTVVGGLDKDVIAKIIRSHQNEIKYCYETELNKNPSLAGKVAVAFTIDPAGGVAEANVTETTLNSSAAEACMLSRIRRWKFPEPKGGGVVAVTYPWLFSPAGE is encoded by the coding sequence ATGGCGGCGGGGAAGAGGAACGGTTTGACGCTGCGAATCACCGGTCCGGACGGCACCGTGCACGAAGCCGTGTCGGATGCCGAGAGCGTCATCGTCGGTTCGGGGGCGCAGGCGGCGGTGAAGATCTTGGACCCGGGTGTGTCCAACCTTCACGTGATGCTCAAGGTGGACGGTGGCGCGGTGACGGCCATCGACCTGGGCAGCGAGGCGGGCACGCAGGTGGGCGGCCAGCGGGTGGTGGGCCCCAAGCGGCTCGAGCCCGGAGACGTGCTGAGGCTGGGCGGCTCGCAGGTGGAGGTGCTCTTCGGCGAGCACTCGGCCGCGGGCGCCCAGGTCAACGAGGGCTCGCTCCAGGGCTCGGTGCTGCACCCGCCCACGCGGGTGGCCGAGCCCGTGGGCCCGCCCCGGACGGTGGGGCCCGCGGCGGGCGTGCCTCCGGGGATGCGCAACCGCGCTCCGGCGGCGGCTCCGGCGCGTCCCGTGGCGGCCCGTCCGGCGGTGGCCCATCCGGTGGTGGCCGGCAAGGTGCCGCGGCCCGCGGCGGCGGCCCACATCCAGGAGCCCCTGCCGCCCGAGGCGCTGCCCACCCAGGAGGAGCGCGTGCTGCAGGTGCGCCAGCTCTGGGGTGACCAGATGCTGGGCGTGCAGCACTTCGCCGACGGCGTGCCGGTGACGGTGGGCGAGGGCAAGAAGAACTTCTTCCACGTGTACGCCGACGACGTGGGCGCCCGGCACGTGCTGGCGGTGGCCCAGGGCGGCAAGTTCGAGCTGCGCGTGCCGGCCTCGGCCGGGGTGTTCGTCACCCACAACGGGGACGTGCGCACCAAGGAGTCGCTGCGCGCCGAGGGCCGGCTCACGGGCACCCAGGCCGAGCACGTGTACACGCTCGACCTGCACGAGCGCGCCGAGGTGTCCATCGGCACCCTCGCGTTCGTGGTGCGCTACGTGAAGCCCTCGCCCCTGGTGGAGGTCAACCGCCTGGCGGCCGCGGACTTCACCTGGCTGAAGATCGCGAGCATCACGATGCTGGCCGCGGGCGCCTTCGTGGCGGCCATGGTGTTCACGCCCCGCTCGGACGTGCCCACCCAGGACGACATCCTCCAGAGCCAGCAGCGCGTGGCCAAGCTGCTCGTGGCGCCGCAGAAGCCCATCGACATGAAGCGGTTCAAGAAGACCGCGGAGGAGGGCGAGAAGGCCAAGGGCGAGGAGGGCAAGTTCGGCAAGGAGGAGGCCCAGAAGGCCGAGGCCGAGCCGTCCAAGCCGGGCACCGCCATCGTCAACAAGAGCAAGAAGGAGCAGGACCGCAAGATGGTGGGCTCGGTGGGCCTCCTGGGCGCGATGAAGGGCCTCAAGGGCGGCGCCTCGGACGTGTTCGGTCCGGGCGGCCTGGGCACCGGCATCAACAGCGCGCTGGGCGGGCTCAAGAGCGGCGCGGGCATGGGTGACGCGCAGGGTGTGGGCGGCCTCGGCTCGCGCGGCAAGGGCGCGGGCGGCGGCGGCACGGCGCTGGGCATGGGCGGCCTGGGCACCCGGGGAGACGGCCGGGGCACGGGCGGCAGCGGCGGCATCGACCTGTCGGGCCGCGGAAAAACCATCACCAAGATCGTCCCGGGCAAGACCACCGTGGTGGGCGGCCTCGACAAGGACGTCATCGCGAAGATCATCCGCAGCCACCAGAACGAGATCAAGTACTGCTACGAGACGGAGCTGAACAAGAATCCGAGCCTCGCGGGCAAGGTGGCGGTGGCCTTCACCATCGACCCGGCGGGCGGCGTCGCCGAGGCGAACGTGACGGAGACCACGCTCAACAGCTCCGCGGCCGAGGCCTGCATGCTCTCGCGCATCCGCCGCTGGAAGTTCCCCGAGCCCAAGGGCGGCGGTGTCGTGGCGGTGACGTATCCCTGGTTGTTCTCGCCGGCGGGTGAGTAG